TGGTAACGCGGGCCGATGGCTCGAGAAAAAAATGTTCCTTCACCTGGTCATCCCATTCGAGTACGTCGAACGGCAAATCGCAGTACCAAAAGCCTACATTCGAGAGACGGCTTGCGTACTCGAGGCGAGCGCGATTGAACGCCAGCGCACGGTCGACTTCTTCGCGGGCAATGCGCTCCTGAGAAAGTTCTCGGCCGAAAAAGTCCACCGATTCGGCAATCGCCTGATCGACCGCCTCGTTAAAGCGTATGATGTCGTCCGCTGCCGTCGCCGCACGCAAATTGCCATTCGCATGCTTCCAAAGCCGTAACACGCTGGCTCGCAACGCACGGTATTCACTGACAAGTTGCGATATCGAAAACCCGTCTTGTGACCGCAACGCGCCATGCACCTCAGCTGCCGTGTGCGGTGCATCCAAAGCAACAACTGCCAGGCCACGCGACTTGGCTGCTTGTTCATCCCCACTCTGCGACTGACGAAGATCTTCGGCAATCGCGTGAAGAATTTGCGGCGCATGATCTCGCAATGCAATGGCATCCATCTTTGCGGCTGATGGCAATCGCGTCACAGCGAAGGCCTCCCACTCTGCAAGAATATCTTCCGTGTATAAGTCAATGAACTCCGCAAGCCGCATATTCAGGGGTGTCCTTGGTAATACCAACTAACAATGAACGCTCAGCGCACGCGCTAACCTGTGCGATGGCGCTGATATTGTACGATTGAGCAACTGGATTTACTGACTTTATCAGGAGCGCGCGAGCAATGCCTTGACTTGTCAGTTTGACACTACATTGAATACTTGGAGTTCTGATGCAACTCTAAAAAATACTGGATACCCGTCCAGTATAACAGCGAGTTTCACTTGCTCTACTTCCTGCCTGCACGGCTCTCTACCGTGATTAACTGATCGGGGACCCAGCCCCTTGAGAATCGCTTCTCATACACCACTCCTGGGGACACAATCGTACGACGCGCCGGCTACCTTTGCGCCTGTCCATCTGGCGAACATAACTCGTTCCTGCAACTTGCGAGAATCTCATCGGCCAGGGACGAATCGTCCGGACAAGCGCGCGACATGATGATGGCGCCTACCATTTGTGCCAGGATGACAAGGGAACGCGCTCGCGCCCGCTCTGCATCCATACCATTCATCGACGTATCTGCAGCACTCAGTGCAGCTGACAGGCGCTCGATCCCCTCCGCGAATGTTGCCCGAACGACAGTTGGCTGCCGTGCCGCGTCTCCACCCAACGCAGCCATCGTGCACCCGGCTGCGCGTGCATCGCGGTGCTCGCGCGATAAATACAGCCTCACGACTTCAGCAATATCGACATCAGCGAGCAGCGCCGCCGTCTGTAAAGTGCCGCAGGCTGCCGATTCCGCCATCAAATCGACCTTCGAGCCAAAATGTTTGTAGAAGCCGCCATGGGTAAAGCCTGCGGCGGCCATCAGATCAGCCACGCCCACCCCATCGAACCCCTTCTCCCTGAATAACGTGGAAGCCGTTTCGACAATGTGCGTCCGATTGGCTTGCGCCTGTGCCTTGGTGACTTTCATTTTTCTCTCGCCGTGAGTGGTGACCGCATGAATCGCCAGTATACATTGATGTCATCCATAATCAAAACCTTGACAACAATGATTATGATCGTCATCATTGATGCCTGTCATCTACAAACGGGAACCAACATGACCAGTACATCGCTGTTCGCACCTTACGTCTTGGGCAACCTAACGCTTGCCAACCGCATCGTCATGGCACCGTTAACCCGCAACCGAGCTGGTGCCGGCCTGGTGCCGAGTGAATTTTCAGCGACCTATTACGCGCAGCGCGCCTCGGCCGGCCTGATCATCACTGAAGCCACCCAGGTGTCGGTGCAGGCCCAGGGCTACCAGGACACGCCGGGCCTTTATACGCCGGAGCAAATTGCCGAATGGCGCAAGGTCACCGACGCGGTACACGCCAAAGGCGGACGTATCTTCGTCCAGCTGTGGCACGTGGGCCGCATCTCGCACGTCGACCTCCAACCGGGCGGCGCTGCGCCGGTGGCACCTTCTGCCATTCGCGCTGAAACCAAGACCTTCGTCAACAATGGATTTGCCGATGTGTCGACGCCACGCGCGCTCGACCTTGGTGAGCTGCCGGGCATCGTCGACGACTTCCGCCACGCGGCGGCCAACGCCATTGCAGCCGGCTTCGATGGTGTTGAAATCCACGGCGCTAATGGTTATCTGCTGGAACAGTTCATCAAGGATGGGGCCAACCAGCGCAATGACGCTTACGGTGGCTCGATCGAGAACCGTGCGCGCCTGCTGCTGGAAGTTACCGCCGCGGTAGCTGAAGAAATTGGCCCGGACCATACCGGCGTGCGTATCTCGCCTGTCTCGCCAGCAAACGCGATCTCGGGCAGCGCCCCGCAGCCACAGTACGAATACATTGTCGAGCAGCTTAGCGCACTGGGCATTGTTTACCTCCACGTGGTCGAGGGTGCGACTGGTGGCCCGCGCGATGCAGCCCCCTTCAACTATGACGCGCTGCGCAGCCGTTTCAAGCAGACCTACCTGGCCAACAATGGCTACGACCTGGATCTCGCCACTGCCCATCTAATCGAAGGCAAGGCAGACCTGGTTGCCTTCGGCCGCGCGTTCATCAGCAATCCCGACCTGGTTGAGCGCCTGCAGGCTGGCGCTCCGCTGTCACCCCTTGATCCCGCTACCCTGTACGGTGGCGGTGCAGCGGGCTACATCGACTACCCTGCCATTTCCGGCTGAGGCTCTCGCCCATGACACGACTTCCAACCGTTTTTATCACCGGCGCTTCCAGCGGTATTGGCGCTACGTATGCAGAGCGTTTCGCGCGCCGCGGCCACAACCTGGTGCTGGTCGCGCGTGACCAGGCGCGCCTCGAGACCCTGGCGGCGCGTTTGCGTGCCGACAATGGCGTGACCGTCGATGTGCTGCCAGCCGACCTGACACATCCCGCCGACCTGATTGCCATCGAAACGCGTTTGCGTGACGACGACCGCATCGGCATCCTGGTCAACAACGCCGGGCTGTCCCAGTCGGGCGGCTTCGCGCAGCAGAGTGCGGGCGCAATCGACGGCCTGGTCTCGCTCAATATTACGGCGCTGACGCGGCTGGCGGCGGCGGTCACTCCGCGGTTCGTACAGTCCGGTACCGGCGCGATCGTCAATATCGGTTCCGTAGTCGGCTTCTTGCCCGAGTTCGGCATGGCGATCTACGGCGCTACCAAGGCTTTCGTGCTCTTCCTGTCCCAGGGCCTGCACTTGGAGCTCTCCCCCCATGGCGTCTACGTGCAGGCTGTACTGCCGGCGGCGACGCGCACCGAGATCTGGGAGCGCGCCGGGATAGACGCCAGCACGATGCCCGACATGATGGAGGTCGGTGAACTGGTCGATGCCGCACTGGTCGGCTTCGACCGCCGTGAAACGGTCACGATCCCGGCACTGCATGTGGCCGAACGCTGGGATGCCCTTGAGGGCGCGCGGCAAGGGCTGCTGTCGGATCTGAAACAGCTGCATGCGGCCGAGCGCTATCTGCGCCAGGGTTGATTAACCATATGACTGACAGCCATCTCACTACGCCCACTCGTTTCGCACAGGTCGACGGCACGCAAATCGCCTATCGCCGCTGGGGCAACAGCAATTGCTCGCAGCCGCCTGTTTTGCTCTTGCAGCATTTTCGCGGCGGCATGAATCACTGGGACCCGCTGCTGACGGATGGCTTGGCCGAGGGGCGCGAAGTCATTCTTTATAACGGCCGCGGCGTTGCTTCATCCAGCGGCACACCGCGCACCCGCATCGAGCACATGGCCGATGACGCCGCGGCCTTTGTGCGTGTGCTGGGACTGGCGCAAATCGACCTGCTCTGTTTCTCGCTGGGTGGTTTCCAGGCGCTGGACCTGACCTGGCGCCATCCCGAACTGGTGCGCAAGCTGATGCTGCTGGGCACTGGCCCGCGCGGTGGCGATCCGGAAATGGAGCCGCCGGTGCTGGTTGCCGCGCCACGCCCGGTACCGACTTTCGAGGATTTCCTGTACCTGTTCTTCGGCCGGTCGGCGCAAGCCGAGCAGGCAGCGCGGGCATTCTGGCAACGTCGCCACCAGCGCATTGACCAGGACCCGCCTTCGTCGCAGGAGGTCACCAAGGCTCAGATCGAGGCAAATATGTTCTACCTGTCGAGACTGTCGGAAGATGACCCGTTCGCCTACCTGCGCAGTATCCGGCAGCCAGTCTTCATCCTCAACGGCGTGCACGATGTGATGATCCCGACGGTGAACTCCTTCTATATGGTCCGGAACTTGCCGAATGCGCAGTTATTTATTTACCCGGACGCTGGTCACGCCGCGCAGTTCCAGTACCCGGCGCGGTTCCTGCAGCATGCCGTGCAATTTCTGAGCGAGTGAGGCCATTGCCATGATTAAATTCAAATTCCTGCTGTGGGCGTTCGCACAGCTCCTGAAGCGACAGGTCAAAAACAATCCTGCCTGTGCGCAGTATGTCCGGGGCAAGCACATGCTGTTCCAGATCCGTACCGCTTCCGGCGTAGGGCGCAACTACACCGTCCACCAAGGCAGGATCTCGTCAGCGGCAGGACTGGCGGCAAACCCGGCGTTCACCCTGAGTTTCAGGAGTGCCAGGGCTGGATACAAAATCCTGTCGGCCAAGGACAGCCAGGCAGCTTTCCTGCGCGGATTGGGCAGTGCTGACTTGGCCATCAGCGGTGACTTCCAGGAAGTCATGTGGTTCCAGGGCCTGACTGCATTTCTGCAACCTCCAAGAGTGGTGGCACCTTACGACCGTACTGCATTTCAGGTTCCAGTAACATCAGTCGTGGAGCAAGACAAATGAAAGCCTTCATCATTGAACGCTATGGCAAAAAGGAAATCGGCCGGATTGCCGATATGCCGGAGCCAGTGCTGGAGGAAGATGATGTCCTGGTCGACATTCACGCAGCCGCCGTCAACGTTCTCGACCTTAAGATCAGGAGCGGCGAATTCAAGCTCATCCTGCCGTATCGCATGCCGGCGATACTGGGCCACGACGTCGCCGGCAAGGTGATCCGGGTCGGCTCCCACGTTCAGCGCTTCAAGCCGGGCGACGCCGTCTATGCGCGGGCCGATGATTTACGGATCGGCACGTTCGCAGAAAAAATCGCAGTCAAGGAAAGCTCGTTGGCGCATAAACCAGCGAACCTGACCATGGAAGAAGCCGCCTCGCTACCACTCGTTGCTTTGACTGCCTGGCAGGTCCTGGTCGAGATCGCCAAACTGGAAAGGGGCCAAAAAGTTTTTATTCAGGCAGGTTCGGGCGGAGTGGGCGCCATCGCCATCCAGCTGGCAAAACATCTTGGCGCTTTTGTCGCCACAACCACAAGCACCGACAATATCGCCTGGGTCAAGGCTCTGGGCGCCGATCTGGTCATTGATTACAAAAAGCAGGACTTCGAGTCCGTGCTGCAGGATTACGATCTGGTGCTCAACAGCCAAGGAAATAACGAGCTGAAAAATTCGTTACGGATACTAAGGCGCGGTGGTCATCTGGTATCCATTTCCGGCCCACCGACGCCAGAGTTCGCTGTGAAGCAGGGGTTGGCCTGGCCATTGAAACAGGTGCTACGCCTGTTGAGTTCTGGCGTCAGGCGCAAGGCCAAGCAGCTTGGTATTACCTACACGTTTCTATTCATGCGCGCTGATGGCGCCCAGCTGCAAAATATTACATCGTTGATCGAATCAGGCGCGATGAGGCCAATCGTTGATCGTGTATTTCCTTTTGCGGCAACCGCAGACGCATTGGCGTATGTAGCTACTGGCCGGACCAAGGGAAAGGTCGTCATCAAAGTCCGGTGATGTGCCCTTAGCGCGATTGTTTTATTGTCATGCCAAATCGTGGCGATTGACTGTGCCAGACCAGGTATCGCTCCATTACGTCGATCGCCTTCGGATGCGTCCAATAGATGCAGCGCTGCCGGCAGCCTTGTGATTGCGACACGCAGGCTCACATCTTCGCGCAAGGCACCAGAAGGAAGCAAGGCGTCCTCCACCTC
Above is a window of Pseudoduganella dura DNA encoding:
- a CDS encoding TetR/AcrR family transcriptional regulator, translated to MKVTKAQAQANRTHIVETASTLFREKGFDGVGVADLMAAAGFTHGGFYKHFGSKVDLMAESAACGTLQTAALLADVDIAEVVRLYLSREHRDARAAGCTMAALGGDAARQPTVVRATFAEGIERLSAALSAADTSMNGMDAERARARSLVILAQMVGAIIMSRACPDDSSLADEILASCRNELCSPDGQAQR
- a CDS encoding alkene reductase, translating into MTSTSLFAPYVLGNLTLANRIVMAPLTRNRAGAGLVPSEFSATYYAQRASAGLIITEATQVSVQAQGYQDTPGLYTPEQIAEWRKVTDAVHAKGGRIFVQLWHVGRISHVDLQPGGAAPVAPSAIRAETKTFVNNGFADVSTPRALDLGELPGIVDDFRHAAANAIAAGFDGVEIHGANGYLLEQFIKDGANQRNDAYGGSIENRARLLLEVTAAVAEEIGPDHTGVRISPVSPANAISGSAPQPQYEYIVEQLSALGIVYLHVVEGATGGPRDAAPFNYDALRSRFKQTYLANNGYDLDLATAHLIEGKADLVAFGRAFISNPDLVERLQAGAPLSPLDPATLYGGGAAGYIDYPAISG
- a CDS encoding SDR family NAD(P)-dependent oxidoreductase, with the translated sequence MTRLPTVFITGASSGIGATYAERFARRGHNLVLVARDQARLETLAARLRADNGVTVDVLPADLTHPADLIAIETRLRDDDRIGILVNNAGLSQSGGFAQQSAGAIDGLVSLNITALTRLAAAVTPRFVQSGTGAIVNIGSVVGFLPEFGMAIYGATKAFVLFLSQGLHLELSPHGVYVQAVLPAATRTEIWERAGIDASTMPDMMEVGELVDAALVGFDRRETVTIPALHVAERWDALEGARQGLLSDLKQLHAAERYLRQG
- a CDS encoding alpha/beta fold hydrolase; its protein translation is MTDSHLTTPTRFAQVDGTQIAYRRWGNSNCSQPPVLLLQHFRGGMNHWDPLLTDGLAEGREVILYNGRGVASSSGTPRTRIEHMADDAAAFVRVLGLAQIDLLCFSLGGFQALDLTWRHPELVRKLMLLGTGPRGGDPEMEPPVLVAAPRPVPTFEDFLYLFFGRSAQAEQAARAFWQRRHQRIDQDPPSSQEVTKAQIEANMFYLSRLSEDDPFAYLRSIRQPVFILNGVHDVMIPTVNSFYMVRNLPNAQLFIYPDAGHAAQFQYPARFLQHAVQFLSE
- a CDS encoding helicase, with the protein product MIKFKFLLWAFAQLLKRQVKNNPACAQYVRGKHMLFQIRTASGVGRNYTVHQGRISSAAGLAANPAFTLSFRSARAGYKILSAKDSQAAFLRGLGSADLAISGDFQEVMWFQGLTAFLQPPRVVAPYDRTAFQVPVTSVVEQDK
- a CDS encoding NADP-dependent oxidoreductase, whose protein sequence is MKAFIIERYGKKEIGRIADMPEPVLEEDDVLVDIHAAAVNVLDLKIRSGEFKLILPYRMPAILGHDVAGKVIRVGSHVQRFKPGDAVYARADDLRIGTFAEKIAVKESSLAHKPANLTMEEAASLPLVALTAWQVLVEIAKLERGQKVFIQAGSGGVGAIAIQLAKHLGAFVATTTSTDNIAWVKALGADLVIDYKKQDFESVLQDYDLVLNSQGNNELKNSLRILRRGGHLVSISGPPTPEFAVKQGLAWPLKQVLRLLSSGVRRKAKQLGITYTFLFMRADGAQLQNITSLIESGAMRPIVDRVFPFAATADALAYVATGRTKGKVVIKVR